The segment CGACATGGACGCCCTTCCGGTGACTGAGGCCGTCGAATCGTCATACACCTCAGAGGTTTCCGGTGCGATGCACGCGTGTGGGCATGATCTGCACGTGGCCGGGCTGATCGGCGCGGCACGGATCCTGCACCAACGGCGCGAACACCTGGCCGGTGACGTGGTGCTGATGTTCCAGCCCGGCGAGGAGGGCCCCGGTGGGGCGATCCCGATGCTCGACGAGGGTCTGCTCGACGTTGCCGGACGACCAGTCGATGCGGCATACGCGCTGCATGTCTTTTCGGCGGAATACCCTCGTGGGCAATGGTTTTCGTTGCCAGGTGCCGTCATGGCGGCAGCGGACGAGGTGGCGATCACGGTGCGCGGACGCGGCGGGCACGGCTCTGCGCCGCACACAGCTCAGGATCCCGTGCCGGTCGCCTGCGAGATCGTGCTGGCGTTGCAGACGGCGGTGACGCGTGGATTCAGCGTCTTCGATCCAGTGGTGGTCACGGTCGGGTGCATCCAGGGCGGCACGAAGGACAACATCATTCCCGACGACGCCACGCTCGGGGTGACGGTGCGGACGCTGAGTCCGGCGAACCGCGAGGCGGCGGCGGCGATGGTGGAGCGGGTGGCTCGTGGTGTGGCGGCCGCGCATGGCTTGGGTGTCGACGTCGTGTGGGCCGACGGCTATGCACCCACGATCAACCATCGTGCGGACTACGACCTCGGGCGCGAGGTGGTCGCCGACCTGTTCGGGGCTGATCGCTACGTCGACCGCGATTACCCCGAAATGGGTTCGGAGGACTTCTCATTCGTGCTCGAACGCGTGCCTGGTGCGTATTTCATGCTCGGCGCCTGTATGGCGCAGGATCCGGCCGCGGCTCCGGACAACCATTCGCCGCGCGCGGCCTTCGACGACTCGGTGCTGCCGGATGCCGCGGCGTGGCTGGCCGAGATGGCGTTGCGCCGGTGCGAACGCGGTTGACGCGATAGCTGCGGCATACGTAAGGCCTGCTCATCATCGAACAAGCCCACCCCACGTTCGCGAACGTGGTTGACGCGATAGCTGCGGCATACGTAAGTCGCCGATGCGGTCGATTTTGGCACCTCACGGACCACATACAGCGCATGAGTCCCAGAAGCCACACACAAGTCGCCGATTCGGCGGGTTGGGGTCGTGCGCGGCCAAGCGGGCGCCGCTGGTCGTCGTTCGCTCTGCGAAATGTCGGTTTTGGTCGGTTTGCGTGATCGTTGCCTCCGCGAGGTGTCGGTTTTGGTCGCGGTGGTCGGGTGGTTCCGGCAGATCCGGACATCTGGTGGGGATGGGTCATCCGAAAGTCGCCGATTCGGCGGGTTGGGGTCGTGCGCGGCCCTGCGGGCGCCGCTGGTCGTCGTTCGCTCTGCGAAATGTCGGTCTTGGTCGGTTCGCGTGATCGTTGCCTCCGCGAGGTGTCGTTTCTGGTCGGTTTGCGTGACCGTCACGTCGCGAGATGTCGTTTTTGGTCGGTTCGCGTGACCGTTGCCTTCGCGAGATGTCGTTTTTGGTCGCGGTGGTCGGGTGGTTCCGGCAGATCCGGACATCTGGTGGGGATGGGTCATCCGAAAGTCGCCGATTCGGCGGACTGCATGCTCTTGCGGGCGCCGCTGGTCGTCGTGCGCTCTGCGAGGTGTCGGTTTTGGTCGGTTCGCGTGACCGTTGCCTCCGCGAGATGTCGGTT is part of the Rudaeicoccus suwonensis genome and harbors:
- a CDS encoding M20 metallopeptidase family protein; this encodes MADRTRSAARTLQLAEEMADDLSAIRRRLHRRPEIGLRLPVTQQLIVDELAGTYDELHLGAALDSVVAVIRGGAPGASDGPVVLLRGDMDALPVTEAVESSYTSEVSGAMHACGHDLHVAGLIGAARILHQRREHLAGDVVLMFQPGEEGPGGAIPMLDEGLLDVAGRPVDAAYALHVFSAEYPRGQWFSLPGAVMAAADEVAITVRGRGGHGSAPHTAQDPVPVACEIVLALQTAVTRGFSVFDPVVVTVGCIQGGTKDNIIPDDATLGVTVRTLSPANREAAAAMVERVARGVAAAHGLGVDVVWADGYAPTINHRADYDLGREVVADLFGADRYVDRDYPEMGSEDFSFVLERVPGAYFMLGACMAQDPAAAPDNHSPRAAFDDSVLPDAAAWLAEMALRRCERG